The proteins below come from a single Tachypleus tridentatus isolate NWPU-2018 chromosome 13, ASM421037v1, whole genome shotgun sequence genomic window:
- the LOC143240381 gene encoding protein lin-10-like, which produces MDISVAIHQCENYSHTLVNTAKHEVSQFIWCGETKVSRVTVERSSYVLPSTIHCSNQLVKHSKWHIEFLKANGIEDSSFVKEMDYQEVLNSQEIFGNELEMFAKKEKQKEVIVPKQKGEILGMVVVESGWGSMLPTVVIANMAQCGPAARCGQLNIGDQIIAINGVSLVGLPLSACQNYIKVYSPPHLVVGVSGFVYGTS; this is translated from the exons ATGGATATTTCAGTTGCAATACATCAGTGTGAGAACTACAGTCACACTTTAGTCAACACAGCAAAGCATGAAGTGTCACAGTTTATTTGGTGTGGAGAGACTAAAGTTTCAAGAGTGACAGTAGAAAGGTCTTCATATGTGTTGCCTA gcACAATTCATTGCTCCAATCAATTGGTCAAGCATTCCAAGTGGCATATAGAATTCCTAAAAGCAAATGGTATTGAAGACAGTAGTTTTGTCAAAGAGATGGATTATCAGGAAGTACTAAATTCACAAGAAATATTTGGAAATGAGCTTGAGATGTTTGccaagaaagaaaaacagaaagaG gTTATTGTACCAAAACAGAAGGGTGAGATCTTGGGGATGGTTGTTGTTGAATCAGGCTGGGGATCAATGTTACCAACTGTGGTAATAGCCAACATGGCTCAGTGTGGACCTGCAGCCCGCTGTGGACAGTTAAATATAGGAGATCAGATAATAGCCATTAATGGAGTCAGCTTGGTTGGACTGCCACTTTCAGCGTGTCAAAACTATATAAAG GTGTATTCTCCACCTCACTTAGTTGTTGGTGTTTCTGGGTTTGTTTATGGCACTTCTTGA